In Salinisphaera sp. LB1, one genomic interval encodes:
- a CDS encoding NAD(P)/FAD-dependent oxidoreductase — protein sequence MQTIAIIGGGIAGMGAAWLLRDSAEVTLFEGADKLGGHVCTIMDGAQPVDTGFIVANDRNYPCFNRFLDELGVATQPSDMSFGVSIGNGAIEWAGDSPAKLFAQPGLARDPAHWRMIVDILRFNRRAKRMLAADRVPDMALGEFLDHHRFSEAFAARYLLPMAAAIWSTPTAEIRRFPLAAFLHFFDNHGLLDVRDRPQWHTVVGGSHAYVHAVAAMLGDRVRCATPIQRVRRQADGVTVITERGRTLHFDQVIFACHADTTARLLVDAEPLERALLGSFSFQPNRAVLHSDASLMPKRRRVWSSWNYQADRAGISGQRVAVTYWMNRLQSIRGPREYFVSLNPLAEPDPAQVIADIGYSHPVFDRAALAAQKRLHEIQGNGGVWHAGAWCGYGFHEDGLAAATRVAGALGAQAPWPG from the coding sequence ATGCAGACAATCGCAATTATCGGCGGGGGCATAGCGGGTATGGGCGCGGCGTGGCTGCTGCGCGACAGCGCCGAGGTTACCCTGTTCGAGGGGGCCGACAAGCTTGGCGGTCATGTCTGCACGATCATGGATGGCGCCCAGCCGGTCGATACCGGTTTCATTGTTGCCAACGATCGCAATTATCCCTGTTTCAATCGTTTTCTCGACGAGCTCGGTGTGGCCACACAGCCCAGCGACATGTCGTTCGGGGTCTCGATCGGCAACGGGGCGATCGAATGGGCCGGCGACAGCCCGGCCAAGTTGTTCGCGCAACCGGGGCTGGCGCGCGATCCGGCGCACTGGCGGATGATCGTCGATATCCTGCGTTTCAACCGCCGCGCCAAGCGCATGCTGGCCGCCGATCGGGTGCCGGATATGGCGCTGGGTGAATTCCTTGACCACCACCGCTTCAGCGAAGCGTTCGCGGCGCGCTATCTGTTGCCGATGGCCGCCGCGATCTGGTCCACGCCCACCGCGGAGATCCGTCGATTCCCGCTGGCGGCGTTCCTGCACTTCTTCGACAATCACGGCCTGCTCGATGTCCGGGACCGGCCGCAGTGGCATACGGTCGTCGGCGGCAGTCATGCCTACGTGCACGCGGTGGCTGCCATGCTCGGCGACCGGGTGCGTTGCGCCACCCCGATCCAGCGCGTCCGGCGCCAGGCCGACGGCGTAACGGTGATCACCGAACGCGGACGCACGCTGCATTTCGACCAGGTCATCTTCGCCTGTCATGCCGACACGACCGCGCGGCTGCTGGTCGATGCCGAGCCGCTGGAACGCGCGCTGCTCGGTTCGTTCTCGTTCCAGCCCAACCGCGCGGTGCTGCACAGCGACGCCAGCCTGATGCCCAAGCGCCGGCGTGTGTGGTCGTCCTGGAACTATCAGGCCGACCGGGCCGGGATTTCCGGCCAGCGCGTGGCGGTGACCTACTGGATGAACCGGCTGCAGTCGATCCGCGGCCCGCGCGAATATTTCGTCAGCCTCAATCCGCTGGCCGAGCCGGACCCCGCCCAGGTAATCGCCGATATCGGCTATTCGCACCCGGTGTTCGATCGTGCCGCACTGGCGGCGCAGAAGCGGCTGCACGAAATCCAGGGCAACGGCGGTGTATGGCATGCCGGCGCCTGGTGTGGTTATGGTTTCCACGAGGACGGCCTGGCCGCGGCGACCCGCGTGGCCGGGGCGCTGGGCGCCCAGGCGCCGTGGCCAGGGTGA
- the hemB gene encoding porphobilinogen synthase: protein MPHTFPGSFPTTRLRRGRARDFTRRLARENHLSVDDLIYPVFVTEGEAVDVVAMPGVRRHTLDGLLREAGEAAELGIPAMVLFPVIDPAKKTPDAAEAANPDGLIPQAIRAIKAEFPQLGVMTDVALDPYTSHGQDGVIDDDGYVINDPTIGILVEQMRAHAEACVDIVSPSDMMDGRIAAMRSALEADGHINTVIMSYAAKFASAYYNPFREALGSAASLGKADKRTYQVDPANTDEALREVALDLAEGADMVMVKPGMPYLDIIHRVKETFGVPTFAYHVSGEYAMLKAAINNGWLDERAAVLECLMGFKRAGCDGVLTYFAKDAARWLAD, encoded by the coding sequence ATGCCGCATACCTTTCCCGGTTCCTTCCCCACCACTCGCCTGCGTCGTGGGCGTGCCCGCGACTTTACCCGCCGCCTGGCGCGCGAAAATCACCTCTCGGTCGACGATCTGATCTATCCGGTATTCGTTACCGAGGGCGAGGCGGTGGACGTGGTCGCCATGCCCGGCGTGCGCCGTCATACCCTCGACGGGCTGCTGCGCGAGGCGGGCGAGGCCGCGGAGCTGGGTATTCCCGCGATGGTGCTGTTCCCGGTCATCGACCCGGCGAAGAAAACCCCGGATGCGGCCGAGGCCGCCAACCCCGACGGGCTGATCCCCCAGGCCATTCGCGCCATCAAGGCTGAATTCCCGCAGCTCGGGGTGATGACCGATGTCGCACTCGACCCGTATACCAGCCACGGTCAGGACGGCGTGATCGACGACGACGGCTATGTGATCAACGATCCGACCATCGGCATCCTGGTCGAGCAGATGCGTGCACATGCCGAGGCCTGCGTGGACATCGTCTCGCCGTCCGACATGATGGACGGTCGCATCGCCGCCATGCGCTCCGCGCTCGAGGCCGACGGCCACATCAACACGGTCATCATGTCGTATGCGGCCAAATTCGCCTCGGCCTACTACAACCCGTTCCGCGAAGCACTCGGCTCGGCCGCCAGCCTCGGCAAGGCCGACAAGCGCACCTATCAGGTCGACCCCGCCAATACCGACGAGGCCCTGCGCGAGGTGGCGCTGGATCTGGCCGAGGGCGCGGACATGGTGATGGTCAAGCCGGGCATGCCGTACCTGGACATCATTCATCGCGTGAAGGAGACCTTCGGCGTGCCAACCTTCGCCTACCATGTCTCCGGCGAATACGCCATGCTCAAGGCCGCCATCAACAACGGCTGGCTGGACGAGCGCGCCGCCGTGCTGGAATGTCTGATGGGCTTCAAGCGCGCCGGCTGCGACGGCGTACTCACTTATTTCGCCAAGGACGCCGCACGCTGGCTGGCCGACTGA
- a CDS encoding DUF1365 domain-containing protein, translated as MSAPALYRCRIMHRRPGPPRYRFMYRAFFVLLDIDAIDSACASSPLISRNRFNLLSFYDADHGPHDGSDLRAWLDAVLAEHGVTLAGGRVRLLAMPRVLGYGFNPISLYYAEHADGTLRALVAEVHNTFGEHHVYVLHDDGRPMDWRAARDKAKQFHVSPFFDRSGTYRFHVMPPEARVGLGIRLYDEAGGLRIATTVSGRRQPLSTRSIAIAACRVPLMTLKVTAAIHWQALKLWWRGARFHTRPEPRRPNRS; from the coding sequence GTGAGCGCGCCCGCACTGTATCGCTGCCGGATCATGCACCGGCGGCCGGGGCCGCCGCGCTACCGGTTCATGTATCGGGCGTTCTTCGTGTTGTTGGATATCGATGCCATCGACTCGGCCTGTGCCAGCTCGCCGCTGATATCACGCAATCGCTTCAATCTTTTGTCGTTTTACGACGCCGACCACGGCCCGCACGACGGCAGCGATCTGCGCGCCTGGCTGGACGCCGTGCTTGCCGAGCACGGCGTAACGCTCGCCGGGGGGCGCGTGCGGCTGCTCGCCATGCCGCGCGTGCTCGGCTACGGCTTCAATCCGATCAGCCTGTATTACGCCGAACATGCGGACGGCACGCTGCGCGCGCTCGTTGCCGAGGTACACAACACCTTCGGTGAGCATCATGTCTATGTGCTGCACGACGACGGCCGGCCGATGGATTGGCGCGCGGCGCGCGACAAGGCCAAGCAATTCCATGTTTCGCCGTTCTTCGATCGCAGTGGCACGTATCGTTTTCACGTCATGCCCCCGGAGGCGCGCGTGGGGCTGGGCATTCGGTTGTATGACGAGGCCGGCGGCCTGCGCATCGCCACGACGGTGTCCGGTCGGCGACAGCCATTGTCCACGCGCAGCATCGCAATTGCCGCCTGCCGCGTACCTCTGATGACACTTAAGGTCACGGCGGCAATTCATTGGCAGGCGCTCAAGCTCTGGTGGCGCGGGGCGCGGTTCCATACCAGGCCTGAGCCGCGACGACCGAACCGATCGTAA
- the mntR gene encoding manganese-binding transcriptional regulator MntR — MNARSPAQELDHVLRDDTSGELLDPQIHARQYSTVRKAHETELIEDYVELIADLIDAKGEARAVELAQRMGVTQATVGKMIRRMTEAGLVTSQPYRSIFLTEAGHNMARVSRERHIVVLRFLRALGVSEDTARQDAEGVEHHISDETMEIMRRFADDREPG, encoded by the coding sequence ATGAACGCACGGTCCCCGGCCCAAGAGCTCGATCACGTTCTGCGCGACGATACCTCGGGCGAATTGCTCGACCCGCAGATCCATGCGCGGCAGTACAGCACCGTGCGCAAGGCGCACGAAACCGAGTTGATCGAGGACTACGTCGAACTGATCGCCGACCTGATCGACGCCAAGGGCGAAGCGCGTGCGGTCGAACTGGCCCAGCGCATGGGCGTGACCCAGGCCACGGTCGGCAAGATGATCCGGCGGATGACGGAAGCCGGGCTGGTCACCAGCCAGCCCTATCGCTCGATCTTTCTCACCGAAGCCGGCCATAACATGGCGCGCGTATCGCGCGAGCGGCATATCGTGGTGTTGCGGTTTCTGCGCGCGCTGGGCGTGTCCGAAGACACCGCGCGCCAGGACGCCGAGGGCGTGGAGCATCACATCTCGGACGAGACCATGGAAATCATGCGCCGATTCGCGGATGACCGTGAGCCCGGATGA
- a CDS encoding DUF547 domain-containing protein: MRRLFWILTLGLGLVSVAAQAQSESTAKLWARWKAHDSQSTATIDNGAYDAFLKKYVVVHQDGPNGVRYSDVSSADRHKLEHYIQTLEKVDIDHYNRHVQRAYWLNLYNAETIDLVLQHYPIKSVRDIGSLLHHGPWQKKVLKVEGQKLTLNDISRRILRPIWTDGLTLYGLSCGAISCASLRQTAYTGSNVYSALYENAEDYVNSPEGVRFDHDGGLKISKIYKWYKDDFGGDKRGVINHIRRYAAPQLSVHLEADRHIAGYDFDWALNSEANVSAKAAHDH; this comes from the coding sequence ATGCGCCGCCTATTCTGGATTCTTACGCTCGGCCTCGGCCTCGTCAGCGTTGCCGCGCAGGCGCAGTCCGAATCGACGGCCAAACTGTGGGCCCGCTGGAAAGCCCACGACAGCCAATCGACGGCCACGATCGACAACGGCGCCTATGACGCGTTTCTGAAGAAGTATGTGGTGGTTCATCAGGACGGGCCGAACGGCGTGCGCTACAGCGACGTCTCCAGCGCCGATCGGCACAAGCTCGAGCACTACATCCAAACCCTGGAAAAGGTCGATATCGACCACTACAACCGCCACGTCCAGCGCGCCTACTGGCTCAATCTCTACAACGCGGAAACCATCGACCTGGTTCTCCAGCACTACCCGATCAAGTCGGTCCGTGACATCGGCAGCCTGTTGCACCACGGTCCGTGGCAGAAGAAAGTGCTCAAGGTCGAAGGCCAGAAGTTGACGCTCAACGACATCAGCCGTCGCATTCTCCGCCCGATCTGGACCGACGGGCTGACGCTCTATGGCCTGAGCTGTGGCGCCATATCCTGTGCCAGCCTGCGCCAGACCGCCTACACCGGCAGCAACGTGTACTCGGCGCTGTACGAGAACGCGGAGGACTATGTCAATTCACCCGAGGGCGTGCGCTTCGATCACGACGGTGGGCTAAAGATCTCGAAAATCTACAAGTGGTACAAGGACGACTTCGGCGGCGACAAGCGCGGCGTGATCAACCACATTCGCCGATATGCCGCGCCCCAGCTCTCCGTACATCTGGAAGCCGACCGGCACATCGCCGGCTACGACTTCGACTGGGCACTGAATTCCGAAGCCAACGTCTCGGCCAAGGCGGCCCACGACCATTGA
- a CDS encoding sigma-70 family RNA polymerase sigma factor, translating into MAEREQLAEWLAATARGDEQAFKRLYAATSPQLYALLLRILRSPERAQDALQDAYVRIWQKADTYAPERGAPLTWLLSIARYRALDMLRRRRPEVAMPEEPDRVATLLEDEQSLSPAQENENQQSLAAINACLGQLSDEQRESVLLAYYEGLTHQELAERMDAPLGTVKSWIRRGLLRLRDCLAGGAV; encoded by the coding sequence ATGGCTGAGCGCGAACAGCTGGCCGAATGGCTCGCGGCGACGGCGCGTGGCGACGAGCAGGCGTTCAAACGTCTGTATGCGGCGACCTCGCCGCAACTTTATGCGTTGTTGCTGCGTATCCTACGCAGCCCCGAACGGGCACAGGATGCACTGCAGGATGCGTATGTGCGCATCTGGCAGAAAGCCGATACCTACGCGCCGGAGCGTGGCGCACCCTTGACCTGGCTGTTGTCGATCGCGCGTTATCGTGCGTTGGATATGCTGCGGCGGCGACGCCCCGAAGTCGCCATGCCGGAAGAGCCCGACCGGGTCGCCACGCTTCTGGAGGATGAACAGAGCTTGTCCCCCGCACAGGAAAACGAAAATCAGCAGTCACTGGCTGCGATCAACGCCTGTCTGGGCCAGTTGTCCGATGAGCAGCGCGAAAGCGTGCTGCTCGCCTACTATGAAGGGCTGACGCATCAGGAGCTCGCCGAGCGCATGGACGCGCCGCTGGGTACGGTCAAGAGCTGGATTCGACGGGGCCTGCTGCGCCTGCGCGATTGTCTGGCGGGGGGCGCGGTATGA
- the waaF gene encoding lipopolysaccharide heptosyltransferase II, whose translation MPSQPERILVVGPAWIGDMVMAQSLFMALRARLPAATIDVLAPAATARLVARMPEVDDAVIMNVTHGKFAWSRRRTAARELRERGYDQAIVPQRSAKAALVPWLAGIARRTGYRGELRPGLINDLRTLDKTRYPLKAQHYALLGTAAEGDALGPMHWPRLSVDAARQNALIAALGLDLDRPVVGFAPGAAYGGAKAWPTRHYAALAARLDAAGQSCWIFGSAADREVAAAIAAAAPKHGVNLAERTTLVDIVDLAARTTQFVGNDTGVMHLASAAAPRVIGLYGSTDPDYAPPLAPTSQRLWRGMDCSPCRRRQCPLGHHACMEDLPVRDVFTACTDPGTATIASLHAIAHYHPTIQSLSE comes from the coding sequence ATGCCCTCGCAGCCCGAGCGCATTCTGGTCGTCGGCCCGGCCTGGATCGGCGACATGGTGATGGCGCAGAGCCTGTTCATGGCGCTGCGCGCACGGCTGCCCGCAGCGACCATCGACGTGCTCGCGCCCGCGGCAACCGCCCGGCTCGTCGCGCGCATGCCCGAAGTGGACGACGCCGTGATCATGAACGTCACGCACGGCAAGTTCGCCTGGTCCCGGCGGCGCACGGCGGCGCGGGAACTGCGCGAGCGCGGCTACGACCAGGCCATCGTCCCCCAGCGCAGCGCCAAGGCCGCACTGGTGCCCTGGCTGGCCGGGATTGCCCGGCGCACCGGCTATCGCGGCGAACTGCGCCCGGGCCTGATCAACGACCTGCGTACGCTCGACAAGACGCGCTATCCACTCAAGGCCCAGCACTACGCCCTACTCGGCACCGCAGCCGAAGGCGACGCGCTCGGCCCGATGCACTGGCCGCGTCTGAGCGTTGATGCCGCACGCCAGAACGCGTTGATCGCCGCGCTGGGCCTCGACCTGGATCGGCCGGTGGTCGGCTTCGCGCCGGGCGCGGCCTACGGCGGCGCCAAGGCCTGGCCGACACGGCACTATGCCGCGCTGGCCGCGCGTCTGGATGCGGCCGGCCAGAGCTGCTGGATCTTCGGCAGCGCCGCCGATCGCGAGGTGGCCGCCGCGATCGCCGCAGCCGCCCCGAAACACGGCGTGAACCTGGCCGAGCGCACGACCCTGGTCGATATCGTCGATTTAGCCGCGCGCACCACCCAGTTCGTCGGCAACGATACCGGCGTCATGCATCTGGCCTCGGCCGCCGCGCCCCGCGTGATTGGCCTGTATGGCTCGACCGACCCCGACTATGCTCCGCCGCTGGCGCCTACCTCGCAGCGTCTGTGGCGCGGTATGGACTGCTCGCCGTGTCGTCGGCGCCAGTGCCCGCTCGGCCATCACGCCTGCATGGAAGACCTGCCGGTGCGCGATGTCTTCACCGCCTGTACCGATCCGGGAACGGCCACCATCGCCTCGCTGCACGCGATCGCGCATTACCATCCGACGATTCAGAGCCTTTCGGAATAG
- the aroE gene encoding shikimate dehydrogenase, whose product MSPAPDRYAVIGHPVEHSRSPDIHRLFAEQCAQTMDYTRLPAPVDGFERVAGEFFAAGGAGLNVTLPFKTAAAELADRLTERARRAGAVNTLMASADGLVGDNTDGAGLVADLVDNLGVAIAGRRLLILGAGGAVRGVVPNLLAAGAARITIANRSADKARAIADACADMGAVSACALDAAPADADLVINAISAGLTEGSMPAIDARVLARAGAVYDLIYADAPTPFLRWAAEHGVTAGRDGFGMLVEQAAESFALWRGIRPATAPVIAALRDATRRPG is encoded by the coding sequence ATGTCTCCAGCCCCTGATCGCTATGCCGTCATTGGCCACCCGGTCGAACACAGCCGGTCGCCGGACATCCATCGCCTGTTCGCCGAGCAGTGCGCGCAGACCATGGACTACACCCGGCTGCCGGCCCCCGTCGATGGCTTCGAACGAGTCGCGGGCGAATTCTTCGCTGCCGGCGGTGCTGGGCTGAACGTCACCCTGCCGTTCAAAACGGCTGCCGCCGAACTGGCGGACCGGTTGACCGAACGCGCCCGCCGGGCCGGCGCGGTGAATACGCTGATGGCCAGCGCCGACGGGCTGGTCGGCGACAACACCGACGGCGCCGGCCTGGTCGCCGATCTGGTCGACAATCTGGGCGTGGCGATCGCGGGTCGCCGCCTGCTGATTCTCGGTGCCGGCGGCGCGGTGCGCGGCGTGGTGCCGAATCTGCTGGCCGCCGGCGCGGCCCGCATCACGATCGCCAATCGCAGTGCCGACAAGGCGCGCGCGATCGCCGACGCCTGTGCGGACATGGGCGCGGTTTCGGCCTGCGCGCTCGACGCGGCCCCCGCCGATGCCGATCTGGTGATCAACGCCATTTCCGCCGGCCTGACCGAGGGCAGTATGCCGGCGATCGACGCGCGCGTGCTGGCCCGCGCCGGCGCGGTCTACGACCTGATCTATGCCGATGCGCCCACGCCGTTCCTGCGCTGGGCAGCCGAACACGGCGTGACGGCCGGGCGCGACGGTTTCGGCATGCTGGTGGAGCAAGCGGCCGAATCGTTCGCGCTCTGGCGCGGCATCCGTCCGGCGACCGCACCGGTTATCGCCGCGCTGCGCGACGCCACACGCCGGCCCGGCTGA
- a CDS encoding malate dehydrogenase, with product MKDPVRVAVTGGAGQISYSLIFRIATGEMLGHDQPIILQLLEIPPAMDALKGVIMELNDCAFPLVTEIHGTDKPEEAFAGADYALLVGSRPRGKGMERSDLLKANGDIFSVQGKALNDHASKEVKVLVVGNPANTNALIAANNAPDLDNNQFTAMMRLDHNRSLSQLAQKTGSLVTDIEGMMVWGNHSSTQFPDLSHATVKGKPALDLVDQAWYENDFIPTVQKRGAAIIEARGASSAASAASAAIDHMRNWVAGTNGQIVSMGIPADGSYGIEPGIMYSFPVTCANGEFKIVPDLAINDFARERMQATEDELRSEREAVAHLL from the coding sequence ATGAAAGATCCCGTACGCGTAGCCGTAACCGGGGGCGCCGGCCAGATCAGCTATTCACTGATCTTTCGCATCGCCACCGGCGAGATGCTCGGACACGACCAGCCGATCATCCTCCAGCTGCTGGAAATTCCGCCGGCCATGGATGCGCTCAAGGGCGTGATCATGGAACTCAACGACTGTGCCTTCCCGCTGGTCACCGAAATCCACGGCACCGACAAGCCGGAAGAAGCCTTCGCCGGCGCGGACTATGCACTGCTGGTGGGCTCGCGGCCGCGCGGCAAGGGCATGGAGCGGTCGGATCTGCTCAAGGCCAACGGCGATATCTTTTCGGTGCAGGGCAAGGCCCTGAACGATCATGCCTCGAAGGAGGTCAAGGTGCTGGTGGTCGGCAACCCGGCCAACACCAACGCGCTGATCGCCGCCAACAATGCGCCGGATCTGGACAATAACCAGTTCACGGCGATGATGCGCCTGGACCACAACCGTTCATTGTCTCAATTGGCCCAGAAGACCGGCAGCCTGGTCACGGACATCGAGGGCATGATGGTCTGGGGTAACCACAGCTCCACCCAGTTCCCGGACTTGTCGCACGCCACGGTCAAGGGCAAGCCCGCGCTCGACCTGGTCGACCAGGCGTGGTACGAGAACGACTTCATCCCGACCGTGCAGAAGCGCGGTGCGGCCATCATCGAAGCCCGCGGTGCATCCAGCGCGGCGTCGGCGGCCAGCGCGGCGATCGACCACATGCGCAACTGGGTGGCCGGCACCAACGGCCAGATCGTGAGCATGGGCATTCCGGCTGATGGCAGCTACGGCATCGAGCCGGGCATCATGTATTCGTTTCCGGTGACCTGCGCCAACGGCGAGTTCAAGATCGTCCCGGATCTGGCGATCAACGATTTCGCCCGCGAGCGCATGCAGGCCACCGAGGACGAACTGCGCAGCGAACGCGAAGCGGTCGCGCATCTACTGTAG
- a CDS encoding anti-sigma factor domain-containing protein, with translation MTTPEHDELDLMAAEYVLGTLEPEHARAFQQRLVHDAAARARLAFWEHRLAQLGLDLEPVAPPAEVWGRVERATGLSRRDPAAARTGVAPAAAANDRRVVRRWKRLALAASVAALALAGLSVYELPVWHGGSESPPKYASVIYDKPTGMSWLVTSSDNGRKLSVQAMGDFSVPSGKMLRMWIKAANGRPHLVGRLPHTRGHYTMTLSPRVADELGDHSEIMVSMEDTSRAGTTTPGGKLMWVSPVAHRTG, from the coding sequence ATGACGACGCCCGAACATGACGAGCTGGATCTGATGGCGGCCGAGTACGTGCTCGGCACGCTGGAACCCGAACACGCCAGAGCCTTCCAGCAGCGCCTGGTGCACGATGCCGCAGCCCGCGCGCGCCTCGCCTTCTGGGAGCATCGTCTGGCGCAGCTCGGTCTCGATCTCGAGCCCGTCGCGCCGCCCGCCGAGGTCTGGGGCCGGGTAGAGCGGGCCACCGGCTTGTCCCGTCGGGACCCAGCCGCGGCGCGCACGGGTGTTGCGCCCGCCGCCGCGGCCAACGACAGACGCGTTGTACGTCGCTGGAAGCGCCTGGCGCTCGCCGCGTCGGTGGCCGCACTCGCGCTGGCCGGTCTGTCGGTCTACGAACTGCCGGTCTGGCACGGCGGCAGCGAGAGCCCACCGAAGTACGCCAGTGTCATCTATGACAAGCCGACCGGCATGAGCTGGCTGGTCACGTCCTCCGACAATGGCCGCAAGCTGTCCGTGCAGGCCATGGGCGACTTCAGCGTGCCTTCGGGCAAGATGCTGCGCATGTGGATCAAGGCAGCCAATGGCCGGCCGCACCTGGTGGGCCGATTGCCGCACACCCGCGGCCATTACACCATGACGCTGTCACCCCGGGTGGCAGACGAACTCGGCGATCACAGCGAGATCATGGTGTCGATGGAGGACACCTCACGCGCGGGCACGACCACGCCGGGCGGCAAGCTGATGTGGGTTTCGCCGGTGGCGCATCGCACGGGCTGA